A single region of the Nomia melanderi isolate GNS246 chromosome 12, iyNomMela1, whole genome shotgun sequence genome encodes:
- the LOC116426174 gene encoding oxysterol-binding protein-related protein 2 isoform X1, producing the protein MANDTTQRQYRTTLPVPGHSEVNICSALSLGKDLSKFTMPVIFSEPLSFLQRVAEYMEYAKLLKQAAQEETPVERLQYIAAFAVSALASNWKRLGKPFNPILGETYELEREGFRIVCEQVSHHPPVSAFHAESEDFLFHGSIHPSLKLWGKTIEIHPKGVVTVELPKWKEAYTWQNINCILHNVLVGQLWMEQLGSLEIKQSGGANLKATLSFKSSGRNGKDLHRVEGFITDQDKKKLLFLYGKWTEMMKMCDPSSYEEALERVKREAKSPQGSPGHKKVLAKLHSLKVGAFKPSHQDAIDDPSASIDGEDTPTIDDIPGSTTLWEATPRQPNSSEYFQFTTFAMSLNELVPEMEKVLCPTDSRLRPDIRKLENGDKDGAADEKTRLEIKQREMRKARKLDKGAKYSPRWFHLGINPYTGQEDWLYRGGYWERNYTNIEDIF; encoded by the exons ATGGCCAACGACACGACACAGAGACAGTACAG AACAACGTTACCAGTTCCCGGGCATTCAGAAGTGAATATCTGTTCAGCGTTATCGCTGGGCAAAGATCTAAGCAAATTCACCATGCCGGTCATCTTCAGTGAACCGCTATCCTTTCTCCAACGCGTCGCTGAGTACATGGAGTACGCTAAATTGCTGAAGCAAGCGGCTCAAGAGGAAACCCCCGTGGAAAGGTTACAA TATATTGCTGCTTTCGCTGTCAGCGCTTTGGCTTCAAATTGGAAGAGACTTGGCAAACCCTTCAATCCTATACTAGGAGAGACGTACGAGTTAGAACGTGAGGGCTTCCG AATAGTCTGCGAGCAAGTGTCGCATCACCCGCCAGTGTCCGCGTTCCACGCAGAGAGCGAGGACTTCCTCTTCCACGGCAGCATACACCCGTCGTTAAAATTGTGGGGCAAAACAATAGAGATCCATCCGAAAGGTGTTGTCACCGTTGAACTTCCCAA ATGGAAAGAAGCGTACACTTGGCAGAACATCAACTGCATACTTCATAACGTGCTGGTGGGCCAATTATGGATGGAGCAGCTAGGCTCCCTCGAGATCAAACAGAGCGGCGGGGCAAACCTGAAGGCGACTCTCTCTTTCAAGAGTAGCGGtcgcaacgggaaggaccttcACCGTGTCGAAGGCTTCATAACGGATCAAGA TAAGAAGAAGCTTCTGTTCCTTTACGGAAAATGGACGGAGATGATGAAAATGTGCGATCCATCGTCATACGAGGAAGCTTTGGAGAGGGTGAAGCGGGAAGCGAAAAGTCCTCAGGGTAGTCCAGGACATAAGAAAGTTTTGGCGAAGTTACACAGTCTGAAGGTTGGAGCTTTCAAGCCTTCTCATCAG GATGCAATTGACGATCCATCTGCGAGTATAGATGGAGAAGACACTCCAACGATCGATGATATTCCTGGATCCACTACCCTGTGGGAAGCTACGCCAAGGCAGCCGAATAGTTCAGAG TATTTCCAATTCACAACGTTCGCGATGTCGTTAAACGAATTGGTGCCGGAAATGGAAAAAGTGTTGTGCCCAACGGACTCCAGATTGAGGCCGGATATCAGAAAATTAGAGAACGGAGATAAAGACGGTGCTGCGGATGAAAAAACCAGACTCGAGATAAAGCAGCGGGAGATGCGTAAAGCTCGGAAACTCGATAAGGGTGCGAAATACTCACCCAG GTGGTTCCACTTAGGCATCAATCCTTATACGGGTCAAGAGGACTGGCTTTACCGGGGAGGATACTGGGAGCGCAATTACACTAACATCGAggacatattttaa
- the LOC143175137 gene encoding uncharacterized protein LOC143175137 has translation MIVQTSEENKTNEIGEIYSKNDEEQQEEILSISSPEMEKKKRPRKYLTKHMKLYPELYRSDVSIHPSYTGLKNFPY, from the exons ATGATCGTTCAAACAtcggaagaaaataaaacaaacgagATAGGGGAAATCTACTCTAAAAATGACGAAGAGCAACAGGAAGAGATCCTATCCATATCAAGCCCTGAAATGGAGAAGAAAAAACGTCCAAGGAAGTACCTCACAAAGCACATGAAACTCTACCCAGAATTGTACAGAAGCGACGTGTCGATTCACCCTAGTTACACGGGTCTTAAAAATTTCCCTTA TTAA
- the LOC116426174 gene encoding oxysterol-binding protein-related protein 2 isoform X2 has translation MPVIFSEPLSFLQRVAEYMEYAKLLKQAAQEETPVERLQYIAAFAVSALASNWKRLGKPFNPILGETYELEREGFRIVCEQVSHHPPVSAFHAESEDFLFHGSIHPSLKLWGKTIEIHPKGVVTVELPKWKEAYTWQNINCILHNVLVGQLWMEQLGSLEIKQSGGANLKATLSFKSSGRNGKDLHRVEGFITDQDKKKLLFLYGKWTEMMKMCDPSSYEEALERVKREAKSPQGSPGHKKVLAKLHSLKVGAFKPSHQDAIDDPSASIDGEDTPTIDDIPGSTTLWEATPRQPNSSEYFQFTTFAMSLNELVPEMEKVLCPTDSRLRPDIRKLENGDKDGAADEKTRLEIKQREMRKARKLDKGAKYSPRWFHLGINPYTGQEDWLYRGGYWERNYTNIEDIF, from the exons ATGCCGGTCATCTTCAGTGAACCGCTATCCTTTCTCCAACGCGTCGCTGAGTACATGGAGTACGCTAAATTGCTGAAGCAAGCGGCTCAAGAGGAAACCCCCGTGGAAAGGTTACAA TATATTGCTGCTTTCGCTGTCAGCGCTTTGGCTTCAAATTGGAAGAGACTTGGCAAACCCTTCAATCCTATACTAGGAGAGACGTACGAGTTAGAACGTGAGGGCTTCCG AATAGTCTGCGAGCAAGTGTCGCATCACCCGCCAGTGTCCGCGTTCCACGCAGAGAGCGAGGACTTCCTCTTCCACGGCAGCATACACCCGTCGTTAAAATTGTGGGGCAAAACAATAGAGATCCATCCGAAAGGTGTTGTCACCGTTGAACTTCCCAA ATGGAAAGAAGCGTACACTTGGCAGAACATCAACTGCATACTTCATAACGTGCTGGTGGGCCAATTATGGATGGAGCAGCTAGGCTCCCTCGAGATCAAACAGAGCGGCGGGGCAAACCTGAAGGCGACTCTCTCTTTCAAGAGTAGCGGtcgcaacgggaaggaccttcACCGTGTCGAAGGCTTCATAACGGATCAAGA TAAGAAGAAGCTTCTGTTCCTTTACGGAAAATGGACGGAGATGATGAAAATGTGCGATCCATCGTCATACGAGGAAGCTTTGGAGAGGGTGAAGCGGGAAGCGAAAAGTCCTCAGGGTAGTCCAGGACATAAGAAAGTTTTGGCGAAGTTACACAGTCTGAAGGTTGGAGCTTTCAAGCCTTCTCATCAG GATGCAATTGACGATCCATCTGCGAGTATAGATGGAGAAGACACTCCAACGATCGATGATATTCCTGGATCCACTACCCTGTGGGAAGCTACGCCAAGGCAGCCGAATAGTTCAGAG TATTTCCAATTCACAACGTTCGCGATGTCGTTAAACGAATTGGTGCCGGAAATGGAAAAAGTGTTGTGCCCAACGGACTCCAGATTGAGGCCGGATATCAGAAAATTAGAGAACGGAGATAAAGACGGTGCTGCGGATGAAAAAACCAGACTCGAGATAAAGCAGCGGGAGATGCGTAAAGCTCGGAAACTCGATAAGGGTGCGAAATACTCACCCAG GTGGTTCCACTTAGGCATCAATCCTTATACGGGTCAAGAGGACTGGCTTTACCGGGGAGGATACTGGGAGCGCAATTACACTAACATCGAggacatattttaa